One genomic region from Betaproteobacteria bacterium encodes:
- the hemB gene encoding porphobilinogen synthase, whose protein sequence is MNIGQFPARRMRRLRRTGFLRDMVRESSLSSADFIYPVFVLDGKKQRQAVASMPGIERMSVDMLFPVCEEAVGLGIPAIALFPVIDVSLKTADGAEAFNSRGLVPRAVRELKQRFPQLGVICDVALDPYTSHGQDGLIDNSGYILNDETITVLQKQALCQAEAGVDIVAPSDMMDGRIGAIRGAFDTQGYIHTAIMAYSAKYASAFYGPFRDAVGSAGSLGKSDKKNYQMDPGNSDEALREIALDLQEGADMVMVKPGMPYLDIVARCKTTFGAPTFVYQVSGEYAMLKAAAQNGWLDGEACMMESLLGFKRAGADGILTYFALEASRLLKRP, encoded by the coding sequence ATGAATATTGGCCAATTCCCTGCCCGCAGGATGCGACGTTTGCGCCGTACGGGCTTTCTCCGCGACATGGTGCGCGAGTCTTCTTTGTCATCCGCGGATTTCATCTATCCCGTTTTTGTTCTTGACGGTAAGAAACAGCGCCAGGCGGTCGCATCCATGCCGGGGATTGAACGTATGTCTGTAGACATGCTATTTCCGGTCTGCGAAGAGGCCGTCGGACTTGGTATTCCTGCGATCGCCCTGTTTCCGGTCATCGACGTATCGCTAAAAACCGCTGACGGCGCGGAAGCCTTCAATTCGCGTGGTCTCGTGCCACGCGCTGTGCGCGAGCTGAAGCAGCGCTTTCCTCAACTGGGCGTGATCTGTGACGTGGCGCTCGATCCCTATACGTCCCACGGGCAGGACGGTCTGATCGACAATTCGGGCTACATCCTCAATGACGAAACGATCACGGTTCTGCAGAAGCAGGCGCTCTGCCAAGCCGAGGCGGGCGTTGACATCGTCGCACCTTCGGACATGATGGACGGGCGCATTGGCGCAATCCGGGGGGCTTTCGACACCCAAGGCTACATTCATACCGCGATCATGGCCTATTCCGCCAAGTATGCCAGCGCGTTTTACGGGCCTTTCCGCGACGCGGTCGGCTCCGCCGGCAGTCTCGGCAAGAGTGACAAAAAGAATTATCAGATGGACCCGGGCAATTCTGATGAAGCCTTACGGGAAATTGCGCTCGATTTGCAGGAGGGCGCTGATATGGTGATGGTGAAACCGGGCATGCCGTACCTGGATATTGTGGCACGCTGCAAAACCACGTTCGGTGCACCCACCTTCGTGTACCAAGTCTCGGGCGAATACGCGATGCTGAAAGCCGCCGCACAAAACGGGTGGCTCGATGGTGAGGCGTGCATGATGGAATCACTACTTGGATTCAAGCGCGCCGGTGCCGACGGAATCCTCACCTACTTTGCACTTGAGGCTTCACGTTTGCTCAAGCGGCCATAA
- a CDS encoding YihA family ribosome biogenesis GTP-binding protein → MGLFDRAVYTASAHDLEQLLPDVGREVAFVGRSNSGKSSAINTLANHKRLAYVSKTPGRTQLINFFSLGDDRTLVDLPGYGYAEVPARVKAHWQSVMAAYVSTRVALKGLVLIMDARHPLKSLDVKLLDWYLPTGKPVHCLLTKSDKLSRSEQALTLRKVIKQMQAANHHVTAQLFSSLKKEGIEEAEKAIERLFDGGIE, encoded by the coding sequence ATGGGCCTGTTTGACCGCGCTGTCTATACGGCGTCTGCCCACGATCTTGAGCAATTACTGCCGGACGTTGGCCGTGAAGTCGCATTTGTGGGCCGGTCCAATTCCGGCAAATCCAGTGCGATCAACACGCTTGCCAATCACAAGCGTCTCGCATACGTCTCGAAAACACCTGGGCGCACCCAGTTGATCAATTTTTTCTCCTTGGGCGACGACCGTACGCTGGTTGATCTGCCCGGCTACGGCTATGCGGAAGTCCCTGCGCGGGTAAAAGCGCATTGGCAAAGTGTGATGGCAGCCTATGTCAGCACCCGTGTCGCGCTGAAGGGGTTGGTTCTCATTATGGATGCCCGTCATCCCCTGAAATCACTCGATGTCAAACTGCTGGATTGGTACCTGCCCACAGGGAAACCGGTGCATTGCCTGCTGACGAAGTCGGACAAGCTATCCAGAAGCGAGCAAGCACTCACGCTGCGCAAGGTCATCAAACAAATGCAGGCCGCAAATCACCATGTGACAGCACAGCTTTTTTCCAGCCTCAAGAAAGAAGGTATCGAAGAAGCTGAGAAAGCAATTGAGCGATTGTTCGACGGCGGAATCGAATAA
- a CDS encoding cytochrome c4 has product MMSHANTDTAKVADSAKIAPSKADMMARGQQIVGTVCVACHGLDGMSAISANPNIAGMPGQYIARQLELFKTGVRNNPIMLGMSANLSPEDMQALGIYFFSQRAKVNAVARDATLAAKGQKIYRAGIPELKVPACAGCHGGAGAGIPAIYPRLAGQWPEYTLAQLKQYTDGTRKNAQMNTITSRMRDNDMAAVAEYVAGMRSR; this is encoded by the coding sequence ATGATGTCACACGCGAACACCGATACGGCAAAAGTGGCGGATTCAGCAAAGATCGCGCCCTCCAAAGCCGACATGATGGCACGCGGGCAGCAAATTGTCGGTACTGTTTGTGTCGCCTGCCATGGCCTCGATGGCATGAGTGCCATTTCAGCCAACCCGAATATTGCCGGAATGCCCGGGCAGTATATCGCGAGGCAGTTGGAGCTCTTCAAAACGGGTGTTCGAAACAATCCGATCATGCTGGGCATGTCCGCAAATCTGTCGCCAGAAGACATGCAAGCGCTGGGAATTTATTTTTTTTCGCAACGAGCTAAGGTCAATGCCGTTGCGCGAGACGCGACTCTCGCCGCCAAAGGCCAGAAAATCTACCGCGCAGGTATCCCTGAGCTTAAGGTGCCGGCCTGTGCGGGCTGCCATGGGGGCGCCGGTGCTGGAATCCCGGCGATTTACCCGCGCTTGGCTGGACAATGGCCCGAGTACACGCTTGCGCAATTGAAGCAATATACCGACGGGACGCGAAAGAATGCACAGATGAACACGATTACCAGCCGCATGCGCGACAACGATATGGCGGCGGTTGCCGAATATGTCGCCGGAATGCGAAGCCGGTAA
- a CDS encoding diguanylate cyclase: MVAIAAVSTVAVVSAESLILTNEKILRAQRIISSLELIRFNAFALDIGEKQFTITGDERDLGGYRAGTTEIERELVYLSGKHEGHAALTAHFAELYHAAHQFIAREQKIVDARKAQGFSAAQSLVRALIVDKPLDQLVVISNELLAQSRLMQDGLETEQIVYGNKVRRLILALISSSAFILIFLYGTLRRLNKEQHASQTRIAHQATHDSLTDLFNRPAVMEHISARLDDADGEAALGGFALLLLDLDGFKAVNDRLGHDAGDALLKEVARRAKHELRDSDYIARLGGDEFLLVIPQVSDQNTAGRVAKKLLSALSQDYLLATDRAKVTASIGISLFPRDARDRESLMKCADLALYRAKHVGRNCAQFFEPSMSGNSRSSWRLDDSGQGKKNPA, from the coding sequence GTGGTCGCGATCGCGGCGGTATCCACGGTCGCCGTCGTCTCCGCCGAAAGTTTGATCCTCACTAACGAAAAAATTCTGCGCGCGCAACGCATTATCTCCAGCCTTGAGCTGATTCGGTTCAATGCCTTCGCGCTAGACATCGGCGAAAAGCAATTCACGATCACCGGAGACGAGCGAGATCTTGGAGGTTATCGCGCAGGCACGACAGAAATTGAACGCGAACTAGTCTACTTGTCTGGCAAGCATGAGGGACATGCGGCATTGACTGCCCACTTTGCCGAGCTTTATCACGCAGCGCACCAATTTATTGCTCGTGAGCAAAAAATTGTTGATGCCAGAAAAGCGCAGGGATTTTCGGCGGCCCAGTCACTGGTTCGCGCACTTATTGTTGATAAGCCGCTGGACCAGTTGGTCGTCATTTCGAACGAGTTGCTGGCACAGTCACGCCTGATGCAAGACGGTCTGGAAACTGAACAGATCGTGTATGGAAACAAGGTCAGGCGTCTGATACTTGCGCTAATTTCCTCATCCGCTTTCATTCTCATATTTCTCTATGGAACATTGCGTCGGCTGAACAAAGAGCAGCACGCCTCCCAGACCCGCATCGCTCATCAGGCAACACACGACTCGCTGACCGACCTGTTTAATCGCCCGGCTGTGATGGAACACATATCAGCGCGCCTGGATGACGCGGACGGCGAAGCTGCGCTGGGTGGATTCGCCTTGCTCCTGCTCGATCTCGACGGTTTCAAGGCAGTTAACGATCGCCTTGGACATGACGCCGGGGATGCGCTGCTCAAAGAGGTTGCCCGCCGTGCCAAGCACGAGCTCCGAGATTCGGACTATATCGCCCGCTTGGGGGGCGACGAATTTCTGCTTGTCATCCCTCAGGTGTCCGATCAGAACACTGCGGGACGTGTCGCAAAAAAACTACTCAGCGCCTTAAGTCAGGACTATTTGTTGGCAACTGATCGGGCAAAGGTAACTGCTAGCATCGGCATCAGCCTCTTTCCGCGCGATGCGCGCGATCGCGAATCATTGATGAAATGCGCAGACCTTGCGTTATATCGGGCCAAGCATGTCGGCAGGAACTGCGCACAGTTCTTTGAGCCGAGCATGAGTGGCAATTCGCGATCCTCATGGCGGCTCGACGATTCCGGGCAAGGCAAAAAAAATCCGGCGTAA
- the hemL gene encoding glutamate-1-semialdehyde 2,1-aminomutase — MFKNSQKLFEQSQRFIPGGVNSPVRAFQAVGGTPIFFREGKGAYLWDADGNRFIDYVGSWGPAILGHAHPEVVRAVQERAAKGMSFGAPTELELEIAERLCGLLPSLEQVRLVSSGTEATMSAIRLARGFTGRSKIVKFEGCYHGHGDALLVKAGSGALTFGNPSSAGVPAEVVAHTLVLTYNNGEELESTFNRIGAEIACVIIEPVAGNMNFVMPTPEYMALLRELCTRHGAVLIFDEVMTGFRVGLHGAQGHFNITPDLTTLGKVIGGGMPVGAFGGRRDIMAHLAPLGPVYQAGTLSGNPVAVAAGLKTLDLISQPGFFDRLGARTTELTAGLVGAARDAGVAFSAASLGGMFGLYFANAAPRSYADVMLCDRTRFNRFFHAMLRRDIYLAPSAFEAGFVSSAHTSADIAATVDAARAAFSESPPT; from the coding sequence ATGTTTAAGAACAGTCAAAAACTATTTGAGCAGTCACAACGCTTTATCCCGGGTGGCGTGAATTCACCTGTACGCGCCTTCCAGGCGGTAGGCGGCACACCCATTTTCTTTCGGGAAGGCAAAGGCGCCTACCTGTGGGATGCCGATGGCAACCGTTTCATCGACTATGTGGGATCTTGGGGGCCCGCCATACTCGGTCATGCGCATCCAGAGGTCGTTCGAGCGGTGCAGGAGCGCGCGGCAAAGGGCATGTCCTTTGGCGCCCCGACGGAGCTGGAACTGGAAATCGCCGAGCGTCTTTGTGGCCTGTTGCCTTCGCTTGAGCAGGTGCGGCTGGTCAGTTCCGGTACCGAGGCGACCATGAGCGCCATCCGGCTGGCGCGAGGATTTACCGGACGCAGCAAGATTGTCAAATTTGAAGGCTGCTATCACGGGCACGGCGATGCTCTGCTCGTCAAGGCGGGATCTGGCGCGTTGACTTTCGGCAATCCCAGCTCGGCGGGCGTACCCGCCGAAGTCGTGGCACATACCCTTGTGCTCACGTACAACAATGGTGAAGAACTGGAAAGTACGTTCAACAGGATCGGCGCTGAAATTGCCTGCGTCATCATTGAGCCGGTCGCCGGTAACATGAATTTCGTCATGCCAACCCCGGAATACATGGCGCTGCTTCGCGAGCTTTGCACGCGACACGGAGCGGTGCTGATTTTTGACGAGGTGATGACTGGTTTTCGCGTCGGCCTGCATGGGGCGCAGGGTCATTTCAATATCACTCCGGACCTCACGACATTGGGCAAAGTCATCGGAGGCGGCATGCCGGTCGGTGCATTTGGCGGCCGGCGCGACATCATGGCGCATCTCGCGCCGCTTGGGCCGGTCTATCAGGCGGGCACACTGTCCGGCAATCCTGTGGCAGTCGCCGCAGGACTGAAAACGCTGGATCTGATTTCCCAACCGGGGTTTTTCGACAGGCTTGGGGCACGCACCACGGAATTGACCGCTGGTTTGGTCGGCGCCGCGCGCGACGCCGGTGTGGCGTTTTCGGCTGCATCGCTGGGCGGCATGTTTGGCCTTTACTTTGCCAACGCAGCACCAAGAAGCTATGCGGATGTCATGCTGTGCGATCGTACCCGATTCAACCGGTTTTTCCACGCCATGTTACGGCGTGATATCTATCTTGCACCCTCCGCGTTTGAGGCTGGATTTGTCTCGTCCGCGCATACATCCGCGGATATTGCGGCGACCGTCGATGCAGCACGTGCGGCGTTCAGCGAGTCGCCTCCCACCTGA
- a CDS encoding thiamine phosphate synthase — MDPRIRGVYAITPDEARTPLLISQVSEALSGGVRLLQYRNKRADKILALEQASALRNLTGEFATRLIINDDIELALAVSADGVHLGRDDSSIGRTFVNFDPLRQRASNSSPRNGRFLVGISCYNDMDVARAAVDADADYIAFGSVFPSTSKPFATRAELFLIGQAKRELSLPVVAIGGITVENTPQLIAAGADAVAVISSLFGAGNIRAQAQLLSSLFADHV, encoded by the coding sequence GTGGATCCGCGCATTCGGGGTGTCTATGCCATTACCCCTGACGAGGCACGTACTCCTCTACTGATTTCCCAAGTCAGCGAGGCGCTTTCCGGCGGCGTGCGCCTGCTGCAATATCGAAACAAGCGAGCCGACAAAATCCTAGCGCTCGAACAAGCTTCGGCGTTGCGCAATCTGACGGGCGAGTTCGCGACGCGGTTAATCATCAATGATGATATCGAGCTCGCGCTGGCGGTGTCGGCAGATGGGGTTCATCTTGGTCGCGACGACAGTTCGATTGGCAGGACTTTCGTCAATTTCGACCCTCTTCGTCAACGAGCGTCAAATTCCAGCCCGCGAAACGGTCGGTTTCTGGTGGGAATATCCTGCTACAACGACATGGACGTTGCCAGGGCTGCAGTGGATGCTGACGCGGATTACATCGCCTTCGGTAGCGTCTTTCCTTCAACGAGCAAGCCTTTCGCCACCCGCGCTGAGTTATTCTTGATCGGCCAGGCAAAACGTGAACTTTCACTCCCCGTGGTGGCAATTGGCGGCATCACGGTGGAAAATACGCCACAATTGATTGCCGCAGGCGCAGATGCCGTTGCAGTTATTTCGTCGCTGTTTGGCGCCGGCAACATTCGCGCGCAGGCTCAACTCCTCTCCTCACTTTTTGCCGACCATGTTTAA
- a CDS encoding hydroxymethylpyrimidine/phosphomethylpyrimidine kinase, with amino-acid sequence MPDFHKAPPAVLSFAATDPSGGAGIQADILTLASMGCHPLSVITAITVQDTSGVEDILPIDADWVADQARSILEDIPVAAFKIGVLGSVENVSAIAEIVSDYPEIPLILDPVLASTRGDEFASEDTLSAIRELLIPQCTVITPNTPELRRLVLEDDDEDEGGIEKLAMRLIGMGAEFVLVTGTHESTPDVINTLFCEKGLLRSDNWHRLPGSYHGSGCTLASAVAATVARGMDISEAVREAQDYTWQTLKFGFRPGMGQFIPDRLFWARDDDNEGDTGIPESMSRGVRH; translated from the coding sequence ATGCCCGACTTTCACAAAGCCCCCCCAGCCGTACTCAGCTTTGCTGCCACCGACCCCTCCGGCGGCGCCGGGATTCAGGCAGATATTCTCACACTTGCGAGCATGGGATGTCACCCGCTGTCAGTCATAACGGCCATTACCGTGCAAGACACATCCGGCGTGGAAGATATCCTGCCGATCGATGCCGACTGGGTCGCCGATCAGGCACGCTCGATTCTCGAAGATATCCCGGTGGCCGCGTTCAAGATCGGCGTATTGGGCAGTGTTGAGAACGTCTCTGCCATCGCCGAGATTGTCTCCGATTATCCTGAAATTCCGCTGATACTGGACCCTGTTCTTGCGTCCACTCGTGGTGATGAATTCGCCAGTGAAGATACTCTTTCTGCGATCCGCGAACTGCTCATTCCGCAGTGCACCGTCATCACGCCCAACACACCCGAATTGAGGCGGCTCGTACTGGAAGACGACGACGAAGACGAAGGGGGAATTGAAAAGCTGGCAATGCGGCTGATAGGAATGGGCGCGGAATTCGTGCTTGTGACCGGAACGCATGAGTCAACACCCGACGTCATCAATACGCTGTTTTGCGAAAAGGGTCTGCTGCGAAGCGACAACTGGCATAGATTGCCCGGCAGCTACCATGGCTCCGGATGCACGCTTGCTTCCGCCGTCGCCGCCACCGTTGCCCGTGGCATGGATATTTCCGAAGCGGTGCGCGAAGCGCAGGACTACACGTGGCAAACCCTTAAGTTTGGCTTTCGTCCGGGGATGGGGCAATTCATACCAGATCGCCTTTTCTGGGCGCGGGATGACGACAACGAAGGCGACACGGGTATTCCGGAATCCATGTCGCGCGGCGTGCGGCATTGA
- a CDS encoding rubredoxin — MTAATEYKTWMCLVCGLIYEESAGWPDDGIPPGTRWEDVPISWCCPECGARKEDFELVEI; from the coding sequence ATGACGGCAGCGACAGAATACAAAACCTGGATGTGCCTCGTCTGCGGCCTGATTTACGAAGAATCGGCAGGATGGCCCGATGATGGAATTCCCCCCGGCACGAGGTGGGAAGACGTGCCAATCAGTTGGTGTTGTCCCGAATGCGGCGCACGCAAGGAAGATTTTGAATTGGTCGAAATTTAG
- a CDS encoding response regulator: MVIDDSNTIRRSAEIFLMQAGCQVILAENGFDALAKIADHQPDLIFVDIMMPRLDGYQTCALIKKNAKHKSTPVIMLSSKDSLFDRARGRMVGSDEYLTKPFSKESLLRTVEVHRGDRVGGLSPSNAV, encoded by the coding sequence ATGGTGATAGACGATTCCAATACGATTCGTCGATCGGCCGAGATATTCCTGATGCAGGCCGGCTGTCAGGTGATCTTGGCCGAGAACGGCTTTGATGCGCTTGCAAAGATCGCCGATCACCAGCCAGATTTGATTTTTGTGGACATCATGATGCCGAGGCTCGATGGGTATCAGACTTGTGCGCTAATCAAAAAAAATGCCAAACATAAATCCACGCCAGTCATTATGCTGTCCTCAAAAGACAGCTTGTTCGATCGTGCGCGCGGTCGCATGGTCGGGTCAGACGAATACCTGACCAAGCCCTTTTCGAAGGAAAGCTTGCTTAGGACCGTGGAAGTCCATCGCGGCGATCGAGTGGGCGGATTATCACCATCCAATGCCGTATAG
- a CDS encoding response regulator — protein MAIKKILIVDDSPTERAFLEGVLTKAGYTVVLAISGEEGVERAKAEVPDLILMDVVMPGLNGFQATRAITREETTKNIPVFICTTKDQETDKIWGMRQGAKDYIVKPVNGPELIAKIKALG, from the coding sequence ATGGCCATCAAGAAAATTCTCATCGTTGATGATTCCCCGACAGAACGCGCATTCCTTGAAGGGGTGTTGACGAAAGCAGGCTACACCGTGGTGCTGGCCATTAGTGGTGAGGAGGGTGTGGAGCGAGCCAAGGCGGAGGTTCCGGACCTGATCCTGATGGATGTTGTGATGCCGGGTCTCAATGGCTTCCAGGCCACGCGCGCGATCACGCGCGAAGAAACGACCAAGAATATTCCTGTATTTATCTGCACAACGAAGGATCAGGAAACCGACAAGATTTGGGGCATGCGTCAGGGCGCAAAAGATTACATTGTCAAACCAGTTAACGGACCCGAGCTAATCGCCAAGATCAAGGCGTTGGGTTAG
- a CDS encoding chemotaxis protein CheW: MARKTSLREFQQNVAQRIRDLASQKTAASKLGFQVGTENWLVTLSDVSEVIPVPNTVAVPMTCPWFRGVANIRGKLYSVVDFAAFQGESAIGPGTERRVVLITDRLIEGSGLMVTRMLGLRNPDQFAMEPVQSGALDRRPWIKATYCDPGGTLWHELDVPVLVSHSQFLEVGSRAGEQRAASLAVSAASSSR, translated from the coding sequence ATGGCACGTAAAACCAGTCTTCGTGAATTTCAGCAGAATGTAGCGCAGCGCATTCGCGATCTGGCATCGCAGAAGACCGCCGCATCCAAGCTCGGCTTTCAGGTGGGCACGGAGAACTGGCTGGTCACGCTGTCGGATGTCTCCGAGGTGATCCCGGTGCCCAATACGGTTGCCGTCCCCATGACGTGTCCGTGGTTCCGCGGTGTAGCAAACATCCGCGGAAAACTTTACTCGGTGGTGGATTTTGCCGCGTTCCAGGGTGAAAGCGCAATCGGGCCAGGCACGGAAAGGCGGGTCGTTCTGATTACTGACCGGTTGATTGAAGGCTCTGGTCTGATGGTCACCAGAATGCTCGGGCTGCGAAATCCTGACCAATTCGCCATGGAGCCTGTTCAAAGTGGCGCACTCGACCGGCGACCGTGGATCAAAGCAACATATTGCGACCCGGGCGGTACCCTTTGGCATGAGTTGGATGTTCCGGTACTGGTCAGCCACAGCCAATTCCTGGAAGTGGGTAGCCGGGCAGGCGAACAACGTGCGGCGTCCTTAGCCGTTTCCGCAGCGTCGTCTTCACGATAG
- a CDS encoding type IV pili methyl-accepting chemotaxis transducer N-terminal domain-containing protein: MALKFPSSLTNKDKKPAAGTTAPAAKPARREKSTFSFFSFLNRGKTSAGGTKTQGKSLAPAASPATSGFGQTGDQTRKIKAEVAANQLGKSKKYGGVFKLPLIGDRPAEQQLPILLIAAGIFGALAIGSSILDAINRGNMAAYTNITSQLQFHTQRLAKSAGLAARGDPISFPQLQDSRDEFQRYLEVLNNGGEAFSTSVPSAKISEELTSRLEELTKRFVDGSSAATSILSAKTDLVDLSRNIAQVRAGAEELAALSQDLTGLMQQSGIPPTQVLKANRLTFLAERLGRGSAEILGADVIDPEVPFLMGKDTNDFRELIKALESGSDALGISSLRDGDARSKVVKLREQFAGFEKNVGPILGNVQKLVSARQSGRALQQGSEQLLSNVEQLQVSFAAERKSAALYLAILFGAISLIFLALIAVVFLADARKRAAASEAENKRNQEAILRLLNEMGDLADGDLTIRAKVTEDITGAIADSMNYTIDELRTLVSGVNNASTQVSAKSLQAQAVSVQLLDAAEKQSKEIQGTTQEVLNVAETLTKVSSNAEESSQVAMRSLAAADKGRLAVQNSISGMNDIRDQIQETSKRIKRLGESSQEIGEIVELISDITEQTNVLALNAAIQAASAGEAGRGFSVVAEEVQRLAERSGEATKQIGAIVKTIQADTQDAVAAMEKSTTGVVEGAKLSDAAGQALTEIDSVTKNLASLIQKISTDTQAQASSANKVARSMQEILEINRQTTAGTQQTATSIKELADVASDLKASVSGFKL; the protein is encoded by the coding sequence ATGGCACTCAAATTTCCATCATCCTTGACAAACAAGGATAAGAAGCCGGCAGCAGGAACGACGGCACCAGCGGCCAAACCGGCGCGGCGCGAAAAATCCACCTTCTCGTTTTTCAGTTTTCTGAACCGCGGCAAAACCTCTGCTGGCGGCACCAAGACGCAGGGCAAGAGCCTGGCGCCGGCGGCATCTCCCGCTACGTCCGGATTCGGGCAGACCGGTGATCAGACGCGCAAGATCAAGGCGGAAGTTGCCGCCAACCAGCTAGGCAAATCCAAGAAATATGGCGGCGTATTCAAGCTCCCGTTGATCGGCGACCGTCCGGCTGAGCAGCAACTACCAATTTTGTTGATTGCGGCGGGCATTTTCGGTGCACTGGCTATTGGCTCCAGCATTCTGGATGCTATCAATCGCGGAAATATGGCCGCCTATACCAACATCACGTCGCAGCTTCAGTTTCACACCCAGCGGCTGGCGAAATCCGCTGGTCTGGCGGCGCGTGGTGATCCGATCTCTTTCCCGCAACTGCAGGATAGTCGCGACGAATTTCAGCGCTATCTTGAGGTGCTGAATAACGGGGGCGAGGCATTCTCGACAAGTGTTCCATCGGCCAAAATCAGCGAGGAGCTAACCTCTCGCCTTGAAGAGCTGACCAAGCGATTTGTCGATGGCTCGAGTGCGGCAACCTCCATACTCTCCGCCAAGACCGACTTGGTCGATTTGTCGCGCAACATCGCGCAAGTCCGTGCCGGCGCCGAGGAGCTTGCCGCACTTTCGCAGGATTTGACCGGATTGATGCAGCAGTCCGGTATTCCGCCAACACAGGTGTTGAAGGCGAATCGCCTGACCTTCCTTGCTGAACGGCTCGGTCGCGGTTCGGCGGAAATTCTGGGTGCCGACGTTATTGATCCGGAAGTACCGTTTCTGATGGGGAAAGACACCAACGACTTTCGCGAGTTGATCAAAGCACTGGAGTCTGGCTCCGACGCGTTGGGCATTTCCTCGCTGCGTGACGGAGATGCCCGATCCAAGGTGGTCAAATTGCGCGAGCAATTCGCCGGGTTTGAAAAAAACGTCGGGCCGATACTCGGTAACGTGCAAAAGCTGGTTTCCGCGCGTCAGTCCGGGCGCGCACTGCAGCAAGGATCAGAGCAACTGCTTTCCAATGTGGAGCAATTGCAGGTTTCGTTCGCCGCCGAAAGGAAATCTGCTGCGCTGTACCTGGCGATTTTGTTTGGCGCGATTTCGTTGATATTTCTTGCGCTGATTGCGGTCGTGTTTCTCGCCGACGCGCGCAAACGCGCGGCGGCGTCCGAAGCGGAAAATAAGCGTAACCAGGAAGCTATTTTGCGTTTGCTCAATGAAATGGGCGATCTCGCCGACGGCGACTTGACCATACGTGCCAAGGTGACCGAAGACATTACCGGCGCGATCGCGGATTCGATGAATTACACCATTGATGAGTTACGTACCTTGGTAAGCGGAGTCAACAACGCTTCCACACAGGTATCGGCCAAATCCCTGCAGGCCCAGGCGGTCTCGGTGCAACTGCTTGATGCGGCGGAAAAGCAGTCGAAAGAAATTCAAGGTACCACGCAAGAGGTGTTGAACGTGGCCGAGACGCTGACCAAAGTTTCGTCAAACGCCGAAGAGTCTTCGCAGGTTGCCATGCGTTCACTCGCCGCCGCGGACAAAGGGCGCTTGGCGGTACAGAACTCCATTTCAGGCATGAATGATATTCGCGATCAAATTCAGGAAACATCCAAGCGTATCAAGCGCCTCGGCGAGAGTTCGCAGGAAATTGGTGAAATAGTCGAGCTTATTTCCGACATTACCGAACAAACAAACGTGCTTGCGCTGAACGCCGCCATCCAGGCCGCGTCGGCCGGCGAGGCCGGGCGGGGCTTTTCAGTGGTTGCGGAAGAAGTGCAGCGGCTGGCTGAACGATCTGGCGAGGCGACGAAGCAGATTGGCGCCATCGTGAAAACAATTCAGGCCGATACGCAGGACGCGGTGGCCGCGATGGAAAAGTCCACCACGGGTGTGGTGGAAGGAGCAAAGCTTTCCGATGCGGCTGGTCAGGCGCTGACAGAAATCGACTCCGTGACAAAGAATCTGGCCTCGCTGATTCAGAAGATTTCCACCGACACACAGGCGCAGGCTTCGTCGGCCAACAAGGTGGCGCGCAGTATGCAAGAAATTCTGGAAATTAATCGCCAGACCACGGCGGGTACGCAGCAGACGGCGACTTCAATTAAAGAGCTTGCGGATGTAGCCAGCGATCTGAAGGCGTCCGTCTCGGGTTTCAAACTGTAG